The stretch of DNA TACAGTTTATTGACAACCTGAATGAAATGCCCAGAAAATTCGGCAGCCTACTGGCTTACGGTAAAGTCATTTAATAGACTGTACGTTGGTGCCGGTAAACTGGTGCCGGGTGTTGAAAGGTTGAAAGTTGTCTTTGCTGGTGCCGGGTGTTAAAGTTAAAAGTTAAAAGTTGGGCCCGCTAGTGCCGGTTGTTGAAGTTAAAAGTTAAAAGTTGGGCCCGCTAGTGCCGGTTGTTGAAGTTTGAAAGTTGAGAACGATCCCAGGAGAAATGGAGAAAGTAATTCGGGTGATGGCAAAATATTTTTCACAATAGCAGTAAGCTATTATCACAATAATAGGGGTAAATGGGAGAGATAAAATGGAAGAATTAATCAAGAAAATTATTAATCTTGAGTGGAATGCTTTTACAAATGTACAGAATATCGGAGGAAAAGCCAGCTGCCAGGAAGATGCACAAACTTTTAAAACCATGCGCACAGGCCAGTTTATTAGCTGGTCGAATAACGCCCTGGAAAGCTATTTAATCGACCTTCTACAAGCCAAGGCCAATGGAAGGGATCTAATATCAGAAAAATATGCCCGGATGATGAAATCAACCTCACCGGACGATTATGCCCGGATAGAACACTTGCTGCCGGGTTTGGACCCGGAGGTCACCCAGTTGATGGATAAAATCATGGAAATTGAACTGGCCTGGCAGGAAGAGGTTATCAAAGCATACCCTTATGTCACCAAACAAGGAAGGCCACTCTATAGCCGGGAGGATAACAAATTTTTCACATCCTTTGAAACATATTTGCGCAGTGAACTGGCTACTTATTCAAGCAAAACTCTTAAATTGTATTATGAAAACCGGGTTGATCAAAAGAACAAAGATATTAACGGCGCCAAAATAACCCTGGAGTATACGGTCAAGCAGTATGGCTATAAATCCTTGGAAGATGCGAATAAAAAAATAGCCCTGGTAAGTAGGCAGTAGCAAGTGAGGGGCGGTTAAGCAGGAAAATCAATTATGCAGGATAATAATTAAGCAGGTTCGGTTTAAGCAAGTTAAAGTTAAAGCAGGTGTACCAATGCACCTGCTTTAACTTTAACCGGACTTTTTTATAAAGGAATGGGATACCAGGTAATGCTTTATTGTGAAAACCGTAATAATTAAAATTACTAAAATATAAACGGTGCTAAAATAACCCTGGAGTATAAGGTTAATCAATTGGTTATCAATCGATGACAGAGGCAAATGTAATAACAGGTTTATCAAGATCCGTAATTGAAGATAGCTTTGCTATATAAAACAAAAAACTATCAATTAGATATTAGGGGCGTATTTATCAAACCGAATGATTAAAATTTTTCCGGTAAAGCTTTTTTCATTTTCCTCCATAACGTGGCTTGGCTTATGTTTAACATTTGGGCCATTTTTTTCCTGTTCCAATTAACTTTTTCTCCTACCTTAAGCAAAAGATCACGTTCCGAAGCAAACCTAGCCTCAGATAAAGTTTGTTTATTGATATGAACAGTGTCAAGGGGCTCTGATTTTGCATGGCTGAGTGTAAGTCCGCATCTTATTTCCTCAAAGAGTTCTTCCAATGGGAAAGGGGAGGGTTGATGATAAGTTGTAAGGGCAACATATCTTTCAGCAAAGTTTTCCAATTCGCGAACATTTCCGGGCCAGGGATAATTAGCTAATAATGATAAATCTTTAAGAGTATTGATATTAGTATGTGATTTTATCGCAAACTTTTTTACAAAGTAATTAAATAATAAGGGTATATCTTCCGGGCGTTCCCGCAGTGGAGGGATACGCAAAAGAAGGACATTTAAGCGAAAATATAAATCCTGACGAAATACCCCTTCTTGTATAGCCGTCTCAAGGTTGTTGTTGGTCGCGGCGATAATTCGGACATTAATAGGTATTATTCTTGTTCCTCCCAATCTTGAGATTTCCTTCTCCTGAATAACCCGTAATAATTTTGCTTGCAATTCAAGGGGCATGGTACCTATTTCGTCAAGAAAAAGTGTCCCTTCATGCGCTAGTTCAAAAATCCCTTGTTTGCCAGCCTTTTTGGCGCCTGTAAAAGCGCCTTCTTCATAACCAAAAAGTTCACTTTCAGCTAGCTCTTTAGGTAAGGCAGAACAGTTAACAGAAACAAATGGACCCTTAGCTCGTGAGCTTAGTTTATGGATACTATGGGCAAATATTTCTTTTCCCGTACCTGTTTCGCCATAAAGAAGAACTGTTGAATCGGTATTAGCAAAGGCGGACGCTTTTTCTTTAGCCAGTCTTATGGTTTTGCTGCTACCAATAATATCATTAAGGGAAAACTTGGCAACCAAACCCTTGTTAGACAATTGCTTACGTATTTTATATTCGATTGATTGTAACTGTGAAGTTTCTGTAAAGGTGATAATAGTTTTGTTTTGGGGATCTTTTAAGGAAGAACGAACTATATTGGCTACGATGCTTCCTTCTTTGCGTGGAAGCAATAGCCCAAGATGGGGGGTATTTATTTGATCATCAACTGCCGTTTGTAAAGAAGCAACACCATCAGGAGAAATAATGTCATGTAATACATTAAATAAATCTTTGTTCAACAGATTAGCCTTATCAGCTTTAAAAATCTGACAAGCACAGTTGTTAATATAGGTAATATTGTGGTCTTTATCAAGGAAAATAAACCCTTCGTGCAATAAATCCAGTAATAATTGGAATTCTCTAATGTACTCTTTTTCCTTTTGAATAGCTCTGAACACATCAAGTGCCTTCCAAATGGACCGAATAATTGTATCCTTTTTCATTTGTATTATTTCGTAGGAAAGCGATAAGTCCGAAGCATGGCTGGCAATCAATACGCCACCTACAACAACATCGGGATTAAACCTTTTGACTTCATGAATGGTATCGAGCGCATCTTGTCTGGAATGATAATAAAATTTAGCAACCTCAATACCAAGAACACGCGGCCAATCGCTTAGTTCATATTCCTGTGTATGGTGAGTAACTAGGGCAATTCTTCGACCTTTATTACGAGCGGTTTTTAAAGCATCTAAAACGTTGGAAAAGGTAACGGAGCGAGCTATAACAGGTATATTAAGGTGTTCAGATAAAAGTTCTACTGTATCAACGCGACTAATAAGAATATCACACTTTTTTTCGAGCTTTTTTGCGGCGGCCAATATTTCTTTTTCATCCAGTGGGTCAGGTTGAGCAATCTCCATGCTCCCTATATCGTTCTTAAAATCTTGATAAGCTTCTGAACAAATATCGATTAAATGAGAATGGAAAATAATATGACCAATTCTTGGAATCATTCAGGTAGCCTCCTCAGATATCTCAAAACTTATGGCAGTAGTTTCAATATATTTTATCGACGGTGGCTCTATAGCACCGAAATATTCAGGCTGATAGAAAACATAAAATAAAACATTTATAGTTTCAATTATGAAAGAAGTGGTTTAGTAATGAATGCAAGTCTTTCATTATTAAAATATTTACCAAAAAGCAATAAACCCAACTTTTGTATAATAATTGCATGTTCCTAGGCGTTTTCTTTAAAATTTTTCATACTATTCAAAAGGTGGTATAATATTTGCAATATTCAGTAAAGTATAGTTTAATAAGTTGATATGCTGGCTGATAGATTTTATATATCCAATGTATTTGTTATTTCTAACAGTGATATTCTAATGTTTAAATTGTGACTTGTTCTATCTTTTGCTAAATATTGCTTCTATATCCCAGGTCGTTAATCCTGCTAT from Desulfoscipio gibsoniae DSM 7213 encodes:
- a CDS encoding DUF4125 family protein, whose protein sequence is MEELIKKIINLEWNAFTNVQNIGGKASCQEDAQTFKTMRTGQFISWSNNALESYLIDLLQAKANGRDLISEKYARMMKSTSPDDYARIEHLLPGLDPEVTQLMDKIMEIELAWQEEVIKAYPYVTKQGRPLYSREDNKFFTSFETYLRSELATYSSKTLKLYYENRVDQKNKDINGAKITLEYTVKQYGYKSLEDANKKIALVSRQ
- a CDS encoding sigma 54-interacting transcriptional regulator; protein product: MIPRIGHIIFHSHLIDICSEAYQDFKNDIGSMEIAQPDPLDEKEILAAAKKLEKKCDILISRVDTVELLSEHLNIPVIARSVTFSNVLDALKTARNKGRRIALVTHHTQEYELSDWPRVLGIEVAKFYYHSRQDALDTIHEVKRFNPDVVVGGVLIASHASDLSLSYEIIQMKKDTIIRSIWKALDVFRAIQKEKEYIREFQLLLDLLHEGFIFLDKDHNITYINNCACQIFKADKANLLNKDLFNVLHDIISPDGVASLQTAVDDQINTPHLGLLLPRKEGSIVANIVRSSLKDPQNKTIITFTETSQLQSIEYKIRKQLSNKGLVAKFSLNDIIGSSKTIRLAKEKASAFANTDSTVLLYGETGTGKEIFAHSIHKLSSRAKGPFVSVNCSALPKELAESELFGYEEGAFTGAKKAGKQGIFELAHEGTLFLDEIGTMPLELQAKLLRVIQEKEISRLGGTRIIPINVRIIAATNNNLETAIQEGVFRQDLYFRLNVLLLRIPPLRERPEDIPLLFNYFVKKFAIKSHTNINTLKDLSLLANYPWPGNVRELENFAERYVALTTYHQPSPFPLEELFEEIRCGLTLSHAKSEPLDTVHINKQTLSEARFASERDLLLKVGEKVNWNRKKMAQMLNISQATLWRKMKKALPEKF